The DNA window TGTAGGTGTCGCTACGGTCACATTACCACAATAAGCTCTCAAGTTCGGGCGCTGGTGAGCCGGGCTTTATGAACGCCGTAGATCGAAGTAAGGAAACTAAATGATCGAAGAAATGGAATCAGATATTGCAGGCAGATGTGCTTGTGGAGAAATAGAATATCATGTGATTTCGAAGCCATTGGCTATGTTTAACTGTCATTGCGGCGACTGTCAAAAGGCGAGTGGCGGTACTTTTGTGTCTGTGGCTTTATTTAATGAGAAGGATTTGATTATCCATTCTGGATATCCCAGGTATTTCAGGAGCTATGGTGAGACTGGAAGATGGACTGATCGTGGCTTCTGCCAAAATTGTGGAACGCCATTATTTGCAAAAGGTGAAATTGCACCTGGACTAATCTCGATAAAGCCTGGAATGTTAATTTGCATCTAAATT is part of the Ketobacter sp. MCCC 1A13808 genome and encodes:
- a CDS encoding GFA family protein; this encodes MIEEMESDIAGRCACGEIEYHVISKPLAMFNCHCGDCQKASGGTFVSVALFNEKDLIIHSGYPRYFRSYGETGRWTDRGFCQNCGTPLFAKGEIAPGLISIKPGMLICI